A window of Phycodurus eques isolate BA_2022a chromosome 5, UOR_Pequ_1.1, whole genome shotgun sequence contains these coding sequences:
- the gtf2h1 gene encoding general transcription factor IIH subunit 1: MASLSEEVLLVLKKVRQKKQDGTLYLMAERVAWSAEGKDRFTVSHLYADIRCQKISPDGKAKIQLQLVLHSGESTTFHFSNESTALKDREAAKELLQQLLPKFKKKANKELEEKNRMLQEDPVLFQLYKDLVVSQVISAEEFWANRGGLNQTDPAVCNNKQEVGISGAFLADIRPQTDGCNGLRYNLTADIIESIFRTYPAVKQKYCESVPHNLTEKEFWTRFFQSQYFHRDRINTGTQDIFTECAKLDEKGLKSMVVQGVKNPLVDLQSLEDKSLDEGYGVCTSLPSTSNSNKTVKESSNYAIIKRFNHHSAMVLAAGSRKGENDQGSETSSTDGNSRDSDLFQPPIKKVKLQEAIEYEDLQRENGPKVVALNLKKSDRYAHGPVPLQSLKYTTSQEIINSVNHIRHEMASYKPNLTRVLTSAVASSATAALSPGGLLMQAGSQQAINQMVPSDIQGELKHIYIAAGELLRHFWSCFPVNTPFLEEKLIKMKSNLERFQTTKLCPFQEKIQRQYLNKNLTAHLEQMLQAAYSKFHVWQTRRMMRKT, translated from the exons ATGGCCTCACTGTCAGAAGAGGTGCTTCTGGTGTTGAAAAAGGTTCGCCAGAAGAAACAGGATGGCACTCTCTATTTGATGGCTGAGCGCGTAGCCTGGAGTGCAGAGGGCAAGGACCGCTTCACCGTCAGCCACCTTTATGCGGACATTCGCT GTCAGAAGATCAGCCCCGATGGAAAAGCCAAAATTCAGCTCCAACTGGTTCTTCACTCCGGCGAGAGTACCACATTCCACTTTTCAAATGAAAGCACTGCACTCAAAGACCGAGAGGCTGCCAAAGAGCTGCTGCAACAGCTCCTGCCCAAGTTCAAGAAGAAAGCTAACAAAGAACTCGAGGAGAAAAACAG GATGCTTCAAGAAGATCCGGTGCTTTTTCAATTATATAAAGATTTAGTGGTCAGCCAAGTGATCAGTGCTGAGGAATTCTGGGCTAACCGAGGAGGACTAAACCAGACAGACCCAGCAGTGTGCAACAATAAGCAGGAAGTTGGTATATCTGGCGCTTTTTTG GCAGACATTCGGCCTCAAACAGACGGCTGTAACGGCTTGAGATATAATCTGACAGCCGATATCATTGAATCTATCTTCAGAACCTATCCTGCAG TGAAACAAAAGTATTGTGAAAGTGTGCCTCACAACCTGACGGAGAAGGAGTTCTGGACACGCTTCTTCCAGTCGCAGTATTTTCACCGAGATCGCATCAATACTGGCACACAGGACATTTTCACAGAGTGTGCCAAGCTGGACGAAAAAG GGTTAAAGTCAATGGTGGTGCAAGGAGTAAAGAACCCCCTGGTTGACCTGCAGTCATTAGAAGATAAATCCTTGGATGAG GGTTACGGTGTCTGCACCTCACTTCCCTCTACTTCCAATTCAAACAAAACAGTTAAGGAGAGCAGCAACTACGCCATTATAAAGCGCTTCAACCATCACAGTGCCATGGTGCTGGCAGCAGGCTCACGCAAGGG GGAGAATGACCAAGGTAGTGAGACGAGCAGCACTGACGGAAACTCGCGGGATTCAGACCTCTTTCAGCCTCCCATCAAGAAG GTGAAATTACAAGAAGCCATAGAGTATGAAGATTTGCAAAGGGAAAACGGACCAAAAGTGGTTGCATTAAACCTCAAAAAGTCAGACAG GTATGCTCATGGTCCTGTGCCTCTTCAGTCCCTAAAGTACACAACGAGCCAAGAAATCATCAACTCCGTCAACCACATCCGGCATGAGATGGCCAGTTACAAACCCAACCTAACTCGG GTTTTGACCAGCGCAGTAGCATCTTCCGCCACTGCAGCACTTTCTCCCGGCGGGCTCCTCATGCAGGCAGGATCGCAGCAAGCCATAAATC AGATGGTACCGTCTGACATCCAAGGGGAACTGaagcatatatatatagctgCTGGGGAGTTGTTGAGACACTTCTGGTCCTGTTTTCCTGTAAACACACCATTTTTGGAGGAGAAG TTGATTAAAATGAAGTCCAACCTCGAAAGATTTCAGACAACCAAGCTTTGTCCTTTTCAAGAGAAGATTCAGCGTCAGTACTTAAATAAAAAC